The DNA region AGTAAATTCTTACAGCAAGCTCAGTCAGAAACATAATTCACATTACATCAATTTTTGAGTGTTAAAATTGTCATATCAGGTATCcatgtgcaaaacattttgttttgttacaCTATTCCAAAGAAATTTCTTGTTAGAACTTTTCAGTACTTCCTCTTTCTGTGGTTTCCACACACACatctgcacacgcacacacatgcacaaacatacacacaaacatacacctcATCTTCCTATGCTATGGTCTAACAAAACACTTTTCTGATCCAACCAGGTACCAAGTGCATGACTGCCTACATTGTATAGACAATCTTGATGCAGTGAAGAACAAAGGATGGTTTATGTTCATGTGTTGTTCCTAGCAAACATACGGTCCCCTCTCAGGGTGAGGTGCTGGAGCTGATACTGAAGCACTTCTGTATCAGCCGGTTCCTTGATGTTCATTCTGTCTAAATTGAGGTAGTCTAGGGATTTTGAGTGAGCTCTTTTACCTTTGAAAAGGCAGAGAGGCAAAGGACCATGAAATGCCTTGTATGGTTCATAAGGTAGTGGCTTGCTGCATTTATCCCCTGAGCTGGGCATCCGTCGCCTTCTACGGCCATTGATCGCTGGGATCTCATAAGGCTGGTAATATCTGCTTCTGGCTTTGCACACTCGGGAAGAACGAGAAAGTCCTGAATCAAGCTGTTTGGAGCGCAAAGTAGGCCCTATCATTTCAACTTTATTCTGTTCTTCTACAGTGCACTTCTGAGCTAATTTCAGGAGCTCCTCTCCAGTAGTGAAGCCAACCAAGTAATTAGAATCCATGTGGAGGATTTGGTAACCTGAAACAGTCTGGCGCATTGGTGAGCATGGGGTGCTGGAGCAGCGAGGTTTCTCGTTGTCTGTTTTGCTTGTAGCACTCACGTCAGCGATAGGCAAGGGGAGGGGAGCTAGCATAGATCTGGCCTCTCCATTAATGTCAACTTCCATTTTAAGTAAGAATCCAACAACCTAAAAATACAAAAGAGTTGTATTAGCATGACACAAGCACAGATGGAACTGACAAGTGGCAGACTTCTGTCTTTAGATCTCACTTTGCAGAGACTTCATTGTAAACAAGAACATGGTTACAAACAGATGACTGGAGCTCGACTTGCATTCCATTTTTGGCAAAACACTGGTATGTGTCTTTGCCTATCTACCCTTCTTCTTTCCTACCAGGTTCAGCTCCCAACCTTTATCCATAAACTGTAAATAATAATTACCCTCTCAATCCAGGACTACCTGTGGATAGTAAACATAATGATAGTTCTGAGTATAACCATATTTCATTCACCAGATCTTACCCTAATAGTAGAGCCAAAGACAGCAAATTAAAGGGAACCATACAGCTGAAAGAAGTAAAAGCAAAGAATTATCTTCaagataaaatttaaaatgtcGTTTTATTTTCATATGCTACCACCAATTAGGGTCCAAGTCAGTGTttaattttcttaattacatGCAGACGAAATCCTTAAACAATAGGAACAGTCGTGTTGGCTTGAATCCTTCTCTATAGAATTCACTGAAAATTGTTTTCCCTAAAGCAACTCTGCCCTTGGTATCTCCTTCCATGTTATACTGAAATGAATCTAATATTCCAAGTACATAGCTAAGCAACAGCTAAAATATCTAGCGTGTTTTTCTAATTACTTTCAGTGGGAGCTCGTTTGTGGGGAATAAGCCCCCAACTCATTTTCTACTCCCTACTCACCCACAGCACACAACCCTTAGAGTACTGAATTTAGCTCAGATAGAAAACAAAGTGATTATGTCTCATATAAATCCCTTAATAAAAACTGGAGTGATCCAGAGATTAGGTTGATGCCCTTTTGTCAGTGGGTTAAGCTGTTCTTATTTACAAAGGGATATTCTTAGTTTGccacattttataactttttataaTATAACTTTTACAATATAATTCTTGTTTGCAATTATTTGCTTTTGTGATATGGCATTGTCATGTACTGACAATAGAAGGTGTTGTGAAGTTTAGCTGCCTCTAAATGATGCTTGAGAATTTTGGAAGGCAGAACTGTGTTTACTCATGTAACTCTATTCATAAGAAATTAGTATTCATCTATTTTCTGATATGCCGAAAGGTAAATGGATGGATACTGGAGACTCTTCTCCATTCAAAACATTCAGAAAATGAGTAAGACACTATTATCTAACTCCACTTACAattaacaggataacagagttggaagggaccttggaggtcttctagtccaactccctgctcaggaggagaccctataccatttcagacaaatgtttgtccaatctcttcttaaaaatctccagtgttggaacaccagAACTTTGGAAGGTAAATTATTCCACTGCATGTTataaaatttctcctttgttccaggttggttctctccttgattagtttccatctattacttTGTGTTacgcctttaggtgctttggagaataagttgactccttctttgtggcaacccctgagatattggaacactgctatcatgtctcccctactccttattttaattaaactagacatactcaagtCCAGCAACCATTTCTTTCTGATTTCTAGAAATGATAGTAATTTTGATTTTAGACAATCTTGAGCAACCTTAATATTTTGCCCATGTTTAAAGGACTATTTAGGGAGAAAAAAAGCAGCGTGCACCTTCTCACCatctagcttttttaaaaaattgtatggcATGTGTTAACCAGGGATCACAGAGGTGGctggctgcctctgtgaaaggaattttttcAGGCGGTGTTATCTTTACCCGCGGGATGCCTGAATGCCAGTAGACAATTGGGGGAGGCTCCTTTTTTGTCCCTACACAGTTTATTCGCTCACGGGAATCGACTCATCAATCTCAGCGGTGCGCAGGCCCATGTGAACCACTGTGGCTCCCACTATCTAGCCTATGCCTTATCATTATACATGCATTATATTTGACATTTACATTAAATATACTACCAGggtcacaaaaataaaaaaaaattaagacatgAGTGCACCTACTGGGATTTGCCAACCTCAAACTAAACAAAAAAGACCAGCAAGTAATAGTAGCAACTTACACCCCCCCCctatggtttacagagtcagcatattgcccccaagaatctggaaagatggaaggctgagtcaacttgagccagccagaatcaaactcctggcagtgaacacgtaaggctgcaatactgcattctaaccactgtggcaacaCAGCTCGTCACTAACTCATCACCATCTCTTGGTTATAACACCCTCATTTACAAAAGGGCTATATGTGATCCTCTACTGGAATCACTTGATAATGTCTATATTTGAACTGATTTTGAATTCTTGATTCTTGGAATGCTTTGTGTAAAACAATCCAAAATGAAACTAACTGAACATGTACTCTCCAAGTGCAGATAATAATGAATAGTAAAAATGGGCACTTTAATAGTTCATTACAGATATGCCCATATACACATACTGGGAACTCTTGAAGTATATTCTTTTATATCTGTATGATTTATTAGGAGTACAATTCATAGAGTATGTATTCAGTCTTTCTAGCCAGAAGTTTATGATTTGTATAGCAAGTATAATTGAAGACCAATGAATTTTAAATCACAACTGAACATTTTACTGAGTGGGTTTGTAGCTgattctggattttatttttcctcatttttctgtACCCCAACTGTTCTGGATAGTTGGGGAGAATACTCTGGAATAATTTTTGTAGGGTATTCCCAACAGGTTAATCATTCCCATCTAGTTTTATTAATAGATATTTACCATTAGAATTTGctctttcttttaatgttgttatTGTAGGCCTCTTTTTGTCAACActtgaactaaaaaataaaattagcacAAATAAAGTGCAAGTATTCTTCACAAACTCCCCTGCCCCTCTTCTCTTGTATCACTGCCCTTCAGAATAgttgtttaggtttttttttaaattctggtaTTGATTTGTATGTAGGATAAAACCAGACATCTAAGACTCCTTATATAAGTATGGCACATTGACCTGCAGTTATGATGGATGTACATTAGCAGGTCTCCATAACCTGTGGCCTACCAATCCTCTGATGGCAGGATCCACCACTGCCTAGGTTTTTGCATCACCTTTCATCCCAATAGGCATTCTGCTGAGTACCTGCAGTACCAACACAGCCAGTTCCACTGCTGCTGCACCGCTGAGCAGTTGATCTGCCTGCCAGCTATTCCTTTGTGACctgtaattatttttaaagtaaactttcctttcTACGAGTTATGTGGGTCTGACATTAGCATGGTAATTATATATCTGTTTATGCAATAAATCATGGTGATGCTAATATTGCTGTTAATATGGGCCAATGAACTTGGAAAGCACATTTGCCACATGAAACTGAGTAACACTTGCATTTTCCTTGTAGACTGTGGAATATTACAAAGGACAGCTGGCTGATTCTTTCTTAGCTGTTttgtacaaataattttgaaggtCAACAAACTTTTGTTTCCAGTGTAAGgaataacattttaatatcaaGTTCTCTAACGTTCAGCATGATGGCTGAGAAATGTAGAAGAATAGCTAACTTAGCATTACATTTCTctaaaatgtaatatttatatCACTTGCTATTCCAGAAAGGCAACAAATCTCAACACAAATTTCATAGACCAAACGCTTTAAGTATTAAAAATGGCAATGTCTGCATGTCCTTACAATTTCCTCATCCAACCCAATGGTCTCCAGTTATGCTGGGGCTACAGTTTTCAGAATTGCCAGTCAACCCAGCTAAATTACCTAAAAATTGTGGATACGTAGTTACAACATATCTGGGAGGAATCATTCAAGTAAAGAATGTCTTATATTAATCAAATAGCATATAAAGGTTACGAAcatatggatttatttatttattgactaaAATCTATTATTATTCAACAAAACAAACTCTTCATGGCTGTCAAACTTATATTTTACCCATTGTTCAAAAAACCTTTTAAGTCAGTGAGCTTTAATTCAGTTTTATTAATGTCATTGTTCAAGATGTGCGTGTGTGAGAAGAAGGGTAATAAAAGATATTCTGGGGAGCATCAGCATTTTCTTTTAGAACTCCTCTAGACTCTACATCTGAAAATTACTTCCACGATTAAAGGAACATTTTTAATGCTAAccaaaaaacaaaacttttagaATTTCACAAATTATGAACCCCAACAAAAGAGAAGCAGGATGCATGATTTTCCTGAGCAGTCAGTCAGCTGCATATAGGATCATACTTGATAGGAATAAAGTACTAGCCCTTTAAGGATTCAAGAAATTGTGGCTGGGGTAATGAAGCTATTAATCATAATACTTTAGGTGGAAATTTTTTCTAATGTACAATTTCATAGAACATAACATATACAATATGCAGTAGTTTTACCAACTTGCTTCTCTCCAATTGTAACTGCCAACATTTCAAGAGAGCAAGGATTTTCTCAGAGATCATTTTTATCCAAGAATTCTGTGTGTTTCATTTCATATGCATCCAGTGCCCAATTAGGAAAATTGGTAGTAGTaaaaggtagtaaaaaaaaagagtagGGTTGTCATCCTCACTGGACTTATTGTTCTATAGAGAAACTGTAATCAGAGCATGACTCAAACAATCATAAAATCACAGCAGTGGAAGGAGCCATTTAGGCAATCATGTCTATACTTGGTATAAAaattcaaagttaaaaaaaatcatagaatgTTGTTGTCTCTAGCTCTTCTTTATGTAAGCACTTTTAAACTAATTTATAATATTCAGGTAGTTCTTCCTGCAACTTAAATTATTTCTACTGTGCACTATTAAATGACAAAGCTTTGACCTTCTGTGTGACATTATTTCTGGGACTCAAAGAATGCAGTCATATCCCCTTCCCCCACAAGTCTAAAGTCTAAAGTCTTCTTCCATCTTTTCttgcaggattttctttttaccctctcGTCATCCTTGTGATCTTCTCTTGACCTGTGCAGTTGACCTGAATCCTtcttaaaatgtgtttttttaaattgatgtaTTGCTGAAAATGGGATTTGACTAACACAGAATAAAATGGCATTTGTGTTATTCTGCAGCTATATTTCATTGCTGACTCATATTGTTTGCAGTTAACGGCTATTCTAAGATCATCTTCACATGTAATGTCATTTAGGCAGGTAACCTGAACTCATGTATGGGATTTCTATTTCCTAAGTGAAAAAGTGCACCTGTCTATATTTAACTTCATTCTATAACTTTCAGCTTCTTTCTTTTAGGAttggattattttaaattttctagAGTATTAGCTAAGCCACTAATTTTTTCATGAAATCTGATAAACATTCCATCCCCTTCTTCATCCAAGTCATTAACATGTTAAAGAATAtcaataaaaatgtttaatatttcagTTTAATGAGAACCTACTGAACAACACAGATTTCCTGCAATTTCAAGTCAGCTTTAACCATCAAGCAGaggatataattaaaacattctaGAATTTTTGTCCACTCAGCTATAATAGAAAAATATCCACTGATACAAGTCTGTAATTTTCCTAAGAGAGTAATAGTATGAGAAAATGATAAAAGGTGTTTTTTTGCCGTATCACCCATGTAAAATATCACACTCAAATCATTTTTGTTACGGGTGATAATTAAGACTGGTTCATTGTGAAAATGAAATCATATCAACCCATCTTAGTCCCTAGTGATTATTCTCTCCCTAGCAACAGATGTTTCCTAGAAATGTTTTCCGTGTACAGATGTCTGAAAATATTTATGTAGTTCATACATATTATATTTCTTCAGACTTATTCTCCAGAACTTCTATCTTATGTATAATTCAACAGTTCCTTGCATATTCATATATGAAGATTTCTAAAATTTTCAGGCAGTGGATACTTTCAGAATTCATGTAAAGCTTACGACAGAAGAGTTACATGATGTATATGCTTGTTTGTGAAATGGCTAAAACTATAATTATAACCAGTTATTATGCTAATAGGGATATAACTATAAACAGCTGAAGGGAGGGCTTCAAAATAATGATCTTTTAAATCTaggtttttacttttacttttttttttttagaaaaaataaatctaaaatcaAACCGAAGAAGTTCAAAGATAAGCAAAACACTACCCAAGGAGAAAATAACACACAGGCAACATATATTTCATTATGAATAAGAGCAGGAAGACAAAAAATAGACTacacaaaaacaaaaccaacaaaacCAGCCAAAAACTAAAAGGCAAGAGTGGcaaaatgagagccagtttgttctagtggttaaggcaccaggctagaaagcaggagaccctgaacTCAAGTTCCACCTTAGCCACGAAAGCTAGctaggtaactttgggccagtcacttgcgCTCAGCCCAAccaatctcacagggttgtttatgtgaggaaaataggaagaggaaggtgtcctatgtatgtttgctaccttaagttacttatgaaaataataaaaatggggaaatgaatgaatgaaggcatCAGACATGAACAGAACAATGTCTCCCTCCTACATCCTCAccctttatttttcaaaatttatctggGGTCCACGGAAGTCCCAGAGGTGTTCCTGGATATAAATACGGCACTGGAGACTGGCAGATCCACCATACATTTCCATCTCCTAGATtacaaataaacatataaataacatataTTCATAAATGACTGGAGCCTAATGGATACCAATGAAGATAACTTTGCATATAAATACTTCTACCATATAATTCTATATCATAAAATCATGCATTAGTGTTTAATAAGGATTTTTCCCCCAAACTAGATTCTGGCATGTCTCTCTGATAACTTACATTTGTATGGGATTGTATTAAATCTTACTCTACTGGGCCTGGAATCAGATTAATTTTTAATCTTATTGATCTATTGATGCCTTtttatgtctctctctttgtatgtttgtgtgtttgtatgtatatttatttttgtacacacacacacacacacacacacacacacacacacgtcattACAATAGTAAAAATAATTACACACCAGATTTAGAGAAATAAACATACAGCACATACGCatgtgtacacaaacacacacaccttcaGGCCTAATCTTAAATATCAAGAGACAAGCTACAAAACTATGATGCTTTGGATATTAACATCCTTCACCCTCTGGCATTCAAAGGGACATAGCATGTATACAATACTCAGATTTTCTGAACCTGTGACGTATATTGTTAGAAGCAGATCtcagattttgcttgttagaaaatTACTTATGGAAATGGCAACAGCAAATCAAAACACAGCAATTTTAGCAATTTTATATCAACACAGCTGACACGCCTAACAGCTGAGCAGCCTAACAGCTGATCCATCGAGCaagggcagcggcggcggcgacaCACGGACGATCGGCGTCCTTTAACATCCTGGATACCTGGGTGCCTTAGATGCCCCTGGTGGTCGCCTGCCTGCCCGATCGGGTGAGCCCTGGTCTTGGAAGGTGCCCTAGAGCAGCGGAATGGTGGCAGCGGGAATTGGACGGAAAAcggctgcctgagcttttcgctctcACGATTGGGTTCCCCCCCACTGTTCTTCCTAGATCTAAACAGCGTGGGGCTTGGAGAGGAACCCTGGTCTTTTCACCTACAGCCAGAAAAAGGAACGGTGAGCTTGGGGGATTTGAAATTGGCTATTACCACCTTCATTATTACCACCACCATTGCGGTAAAGAGGAGGAAATTATCGTGGCTTGAGCGAGCGAATTAAGTGGCGATTTAGCCACTACCATCATAGCTCGCCTGAACGCCCGCCCCTCCCCTATCCTGTATTTTGGTGCCTACCTCTCTCATCGTTGGAGCCTCTCCTTTTACCCCTCTCGTGTCTTGGACaatctctttccctgtctgcccCCTGCTACTGCGgagccatgcttgcctgcctattTGTTCTTATCTAACACGAGCtttactgcctggcctgcgaccatcggcatTGGCCCGGAACAACTGCCCTTCTCCACCACTTGCTACCACTGCTACTTTGGAACACCCAATATGAACAACGACCATCTGTTTAATATTTGACATCTTGTGGTATATATACTTATGGTGCATTTGGTTTGGGGaaaggagcgatagaggatggcagcttcagggacaggaacttggcattttaaaaactgggcactaagctggcaccccccccttcccccttctaACTGGTTCCAGTCATCTGTAGACTTTGGATATTTAGACTCTGGCCGTTCCAGGACTTcaggagagggggaggataagATACCCCCCTGTATACTACCGTTTTATCTCCTATGGACCGGTATTGTTTATTATTCCACACTTTATCTGGACTTGGAGGGTGTGAGATTGCAAAGCTGGTGCTGGCTGATACCTGGGGCCtgtgctttgccccccctccatctacaactatTTTACAGAATACGGATCATGGACTTTGGCCTcggatttctctggaactggaggaagggaggctggctcttctggaacttataatttttaaattctgtgttgtGCAATTTTAAGCGGGTATGTTGGGTGCGTGGGattgaatgtgttagtatgaaagacccacttttaatattattattgctgtattcttttcgtgttttaactatattgtggggactgttagtgtgagtgtttgagtatgtttgattcggaggacctggcggggcaagcgggggccattggggtggttgggggaattatgcccacgggagagagtcggagcattgcggtcataacagggagaggcagatatggcggggactttagggctggccattaccggggaaggagggttcgctatatcgcagagatccctccttccggccctatgagtcccactccaaggtcagatggcgtgagcaatcaggaccctggtctcaggctgctgtcgctaaatgccaggtctgttattcataaggctcccctcgtccgggacttgattgtagacgagggggcagacctggcatgtattactgagacatggctgggcacggagggaggagtccccctcgtagagctgtgcccagacgggtttcaggtgcttcatcagccgagagcccagggaaggggtgggggtgtggctattgtagtccgggagtctttagctcctcgtaggatccctgctccggagcttgccgggtgtgagtccctactagtgaagttggacctcaagggtcaagcgggtttgctgctaacgtacctgcctcccaactgcgttgcagcggccctccctgcgctcctcgagtcagtagccgagctagcaattgagttccctagactaatggttctgggggacttcaatctgccttcgctcggtgaacactctgacggagcgcaggagttcatggcttccatgacagccatgggcctgacccaggtaattcgaggccctacccactcagcggggcacacactcgacctcgtattcctctcggagcagtggagttatgatcttggtctgaggggaaatgagatcattcccctgtcgtggtcagaccactacctactgaggctagacttccggaggccaaacccccaccgtggggaggaggaaccgaccaggtggttccgccccaggcgactgatggaccctgttaggttccagacggagcttggggtcattccagatgctctcgcccacagttcggcggagactattgctgcggcctggcactcggcggcatcggagtctctggaccgaattgcgccactacggcccctccgggtcagcggctcgcggaggcccccttggttcaccgaggagctccgcgagataaagcgccggaggagacgcctagaggacctgtggaggtccgacaggtccgtatcgaaccgggcactgttgacagcttgcaccaaggagtatatttgggcattgagaaccgccaaaagatcacacattgcctccttggtagcgtccgccgagtctcgcccggccgccctgttcaggataacccgctccctcctaaataggagggagacggggaaccccctgcagggtaaggctgaggagtatagtcagttcttggcggacaaagttgctcggtttcgatcggaactggactccacccccgcagatccagccgagacacaggggaataacttggtagaccatctctgggttgagttccaggatgttgcctccggggatgtggacaaggctatgcgagctgtgagttcctccacctgcatactggacccgtgtccctcttggctgactgccaacagcagagaggtgacacgaggctggatccaggcggttgttaccgcctctcttcgggagggacacctccccaccgcgcttaaggcggcggtggtgaggcccctcctgaagaaaccgtctttggatccagcagttcttaataactatcgtccagtctccaacctcccctttgcggggaaggttgttgagaaggtggtggccttacagcttcagcgtaccttggaggaagctaactatcttgaccccttccagtctggcttcaggcccggttacagcactgaaaccgctttggtcgcattgaccgatgatctctggagagccagagatggaggccacgcgtccatcctggttctccttgacctctcagcggctttcgataccatcgaccatggtatccttctgcgacgactgcgggaggtgggggtgggcggcactgttttacagtggttctcctcctacctctcggacaggtcgcagtcggtgttggtggggagggagagatcgtccccgaggcccctaacctatggggtgcagcagggctcggttctgtcccccctgctatttaacatatacatgaaaccgctgggcgagatcattcggaggcacgggattaagtaccaccaatatgcggatgatacgcagttgtatctgtccgccccgtgccaactcaatgaagcggtggacgtgatgaaccggggccttgaggctgttaaagactggatgagagctaacaaactggtgctcaacccggaaaagaccgagtggctgttgtgttttcctcccaaaaattcggctagcgttccatcaatcaggctggggggacaaaatttatacccctcagacagggtccgcaacttgggagtcctcctggacc from Thamnophis elegans isolate rThaEle1 chromosome 3, rThaEle1.pri, whole genome shotgun sequence includes:
- the MACIR gene encoding UNC119-binding protein C5orf30 homolog encodes the protein MEVDINGEARSMLAPLPLPIADVSATSKTDNEKPRCSSTPCSPMRQTVSGYQILHMDSNYLVGFTTGEELLKLAQKCTVEEQNKVEMIGPTLRSKQLDSGLSRSSRVCKARSRYYQPYEIPAINGRRRRRMPSSGDKCSKPLPYEPYKAFHGPLPLCLFKGKRAHSKSLDYLNLDRMNIKEPADTEVLQYQLQHLTLRGDRMFARNNT